From one Coriobacteriia bacterium genomic stretch:
- a CDS encoding TMEM165/GDT1 family protein produces MTPPKCREVQSVTYIFLVALILIMIGELADKSQLLALILATRYKAWQVLIGIFIATFVVHFFTTLAGQLVGSAIPAGVIPWITGLMFIGFGVWTLRGDKVEDAEADKGVRFGPIIATTIAFFFAELGDKTQIMTLAIAVDPGSALLNTLKDAGPAVQQWLSTVGSPDNVSQVGRFWAVTLGSTTGMVIADAIAIAIGRLVGKHMPELLMRRISGVLFLLFGIASIASALLGT; encoded by the coding sequence GACTCCGCCGAAATGCCGAGAGGTTCAAAGCGTGACCTATATCTTCCTTGTGGCGCTCATCCTGATCATGATCGGTGAGTTGGCGGACAAATCCCAGCTCCTCGCCTTGATCCTAGCGACACGCTACAAGGCATGGCAGGTACTCATCGGCATCTTCATTGCGACCTTCGTGGTGCACTTCTTCACCACGCTCGCAGGCCAACTCGTCGGCTCGGCCATACCTGCGGGCGTGATTCCTTGGATAACGGGACTGATGTTCATCGGCTTCGGTGTGTGGACGCTACGCGGAGACAAAGTCGAGGACGCCGAGGCGGACAAGGGGGTTCGCTTCGGTCCGATCATCGCTACCACGATCGCGTTCTTCTTCGCCGAATTAGGCGACAAGACGCAGATCATGACGCTGGCAATCGCCGTTGACCCGGGATCGGCACTTCTGAACACCCTCAAAGACGCTGGGCCTGCCGTGCAGCAGTGGCTCTCGACCGTGGGCTCCCCCGACAACGTCAGCCAAGTTGGCCGCTTCTGGGCGGTAACGCTTGGTTCGACGACCGGCATGGTGATAGCGGATGCGATCGCCATCGCGATCGGCAGGCTTGTGGGCAAACACATGCCTGAACTGCTTATGCGGCGCATCTCCGGTGTGCTGTTCCTGCTGTTCGGCATCGCGAGTATCGCGTCGGCACTGCTCGGAACCTAG
- a CDS encoding glycosyltransferase, producing MTLRLSVVIPSLNEARHLPTLLDSLDRQTRRPDEIVIADAGSTDGTLRIAEARGICVVPGGHPGLGRNAGAAATSGDLIMFLDADTELADAFIASVVAEFIERGYSAATARPQPSDRRPHYLVACGLWNLYQWLTRHIAPHASGCCILVWRSIHERLGGFDESLVLAEDHNYARRVAEIGKFGVFTNDDIMVSMRRWEGEDWLPLARKYIYSERLTLKGTPIRAIPFEYASTTLGEGEVDARAASDASLVRRLQRILQKPSTEVQGDAIGALSVSVVAGAVITPVLASVGFGPEIYLSFAGVALLVAVVSAYVSLRKMRFERHYGEFFVSSPVVASDDIRDASGRTLIRKGVDEVSELHVISHLARMSQLSRQGLAGRLTISLDALRGMRAMSDDMADAFYADTKYVTARSDLVGLLLKMGFDEVPNPPELDVVNRVQKRLLLRRMGKLTGRDRSSDLGRLKMALISKEKFAGEEFKAALDIQIDRVTRDLERLRLKTTPVATAQTSGSLLRDSLPSEGS from the coding sequence GTGACCCTCAGGCTTTCGGTAGTGATTCCCTCACTGAATGAGGCGCGCCATCTCCCAACGCTTCTGGACTCGCTCGATAGGCAGACGCGTCGGCCCGATGAGATCGTCATCGCAGACGCAGGCTCCACCGACGGGACGCTGCGTATCGCGGAAGCCCGCGGTATCTGCGTAGTCCCCGGTGGTCACCCTGGTCTCGGCAGGAATGCTGGGGCTGCGGCCACGAGCGGCGATCTGATCATGTTCCTCGACGCCGACACCGAGCTTGCCGATGCGTTCATCGCGTCGGTCGTTGCGGAATTCATCGAGCGTGGCTACTCGGCGGCGACTGCCCGTCCACAGCCGAGCGACCGGCGGCCGCATTATTTGGTTGCTTGCGGTCTGTGGAACCTCTACCAGTGGCTCACCCGGCACATTGCCCCTCACGCGTCGGGGTGCTGCATACTCGTGTGGCGCTCCATTCATGAGCGATTGGGCGGCTTCGACGAGTCCTTGGTGCTTGCCGAGGATCACAACTATGCGCGGCGCGTCGCGGAGATCGGCAAGTTCGGCGTGTTCACAAACGATGACATTATGGTTTCGATGCGCAGGTGGGAGGGGGAGGACTGGCTTCCTCTGGCCCGCAAGTACATCTACTCCGAGCGCCTCACGCTGAAAGGTACTCCGATTCGCGCGATCCCGTTCGAATACGCCTCCACCACCCTCGGCGAGGGTGAGGTGGATGCTCGGGCTGCCAGCGATGCGAGCCTGGTCCGGCGTCTCCAACGGATTCTGCAGAAGCCGTCTACGGAGGTGCAGGGCGACGCAATAGGCGCTCTCTCTGTGTCGGTGGTGGCGGGCGCTGTGATAACGCCCGTTCTGGCTTCTGTCGGTTTCGGTCCGGAAATCTACCTCTCGTTTGCAGGCGTAGCGCTCTTGGTCGCGGTGGTATCGGCATACGTGAGCCTGCGTAAGATGCGATTCGAGAGGCACTACGGTGAGTTCTTCGTGTCGTCACCGGTGGTCGCGAGCGACGATATCAGGGACGCGTCGGGCCGGACGCTCATCCGAAAAGGCGTTGACGAGGTGAGCGAACTGCATGTGATAAGCCACTTGGCGCGCATGTCCCAACTCAGCCGACAAGGTCTGGCAGGACGGTTGACGATCTCGCTTGATGCCCTTCGGGGGATGCGGGCCATGTCGGACGACATGGCAGATGCGTTTTACGCGGACACCAAATACGTTACAGCAAGGTCGGATCTCGTGGGGCTGCTCTTGAAGATGGGTTTTGATGAGGTACCGAATCCCCCGGAGCTCGACGTTGTGAACAGGGTGCAGAAACGGCTGCTTCTGCGCCGCATGGGCAAGCTGACCGGCAGAGACAGATCGTCGGATTTGGGGCGATTGAAGATGGCTCTGATCAGCAAAGAGAAGTTTGCTGGCGAAGAGTTCAAGGCGGCGTTGGACATACAGATAGACCGGGTCACTCGCGATCTGGAGCGCCTGCGACTGAAGACAACCCCGGTGGCGACGGCTCAGACGTCCGGATCGCTCCTGAGGGATTCGCTTCCAAGTGAGGGGTCCTAG
- a CDS encoding NAD(P)H-binding protein — MRLLIAGASGRTGCLLTQLAIVHGHDVTALVRDASRISQMGDRMRILVGDVLEPSTLKAAIEGQDAVVSVLAPRPRTSGRVYVEGTRNLADAAEGAGVLRIVVVSAEGAGVDPKELATGYRLVLRIPVVARLYPDIARMEAELRARVNLDWTVVRPAILTNGRPRGRYRTAVGAVVRGGLRISRADLAEFLLDAVEKRSHVHESVAVAY; from the coding sequence GTGCGGCTGCTGATCGCAGGTGCAAGCGGGCGGACCGGGTGTCTGCTGACGCAACTCGCGATAGTGCACGGGCACGATGTCACGGCGCTGGTTCGCGATGCTTCGCGTATCTCGCAAATGGGCGATCGAATGCGAATACTTGTCGGCGACGTCTTGGAACCCAGTACGCTGAAGGCGGCGATTGAAGGACAGGACGCGGTCGTGTCCGTGCTCGCGCCTAGGCCGCGCACGAGCGGACGCGTGTATGTCGAGGGTACGCGCAATCTTGCGGATGCGGCCGAGGGGGCCGGCGTACTCAGGATCGTGGTGGTCTCCGCCGAGGGGGCCGGGGTTGACCCCAAGGAGTTGGCCACAGGATACCGCCTCGTGCTGCGAATCCCCGTGGTGGCGAGACTATATCCGGACATCGCGAGGATGGAGGCCGAGTTGAGAGCGCGCGTCAATCTCGACTGGACTGTCGTGCGTCCGGCGATCCTGACGAATGGAAGACCACGCGGACGCTACAGGACCGCGGTCGGCGCTGTGGTCCGTGGCGGGCTGCGGATCTCGCGAGCGGATCTCGCCGAGTTCCTGCTCGATGCGGTGGAGAAGAGAAGTCACGTGCACGAGAGTGTGGCCGTCGCCTACTGA